From Pseudosulfitobacter sp. DSM 107133, a single genomic window includes:
- a CDS encoding TniQ family protein: MTGPLPVTLPPLRGEVLSSWISRHADFYGVTPLTMLRHGLPDATSLEAIDFSLTNAQANRIAGMFGVSPQLVRSLSFAGAPKAAHRFIAKSPMQRCGRCTQTDVSPPPILRSELQGWRITCSHCGEPYQDKTTSDGERTLEPYRAAARRGETLLNNHAERRVETWLPPLEIARLLLMRRIPWPPPRDGDLWRYRLLGAIVPDFDAILARETSFPHSPKHPILPLCIRPALLAGVAIIDRAGPPMLKMLHGHMMGENRKRFVMATDHLVSPAIEWGPPQQFQLI; encoded by the coding sequence CTATGGCGTCACGCCGTTGACCATGTTGCGCCATGGATTGCCGGATGCGACATCCCTTGAGGCAATCGATTTTTCCCTGACCAACGCCCAAGCGAACCGGATTGCGGGGATGTTCGGTGTCAGCCCGCAACTTGTACGCAGCCTGAGCTTCGCGGGTGCCCCCAAAGCGGCTCACCGGTTCATCGCCAAGAGTCCAATGCAGCGTTGCGGGCGGTGCACTCAAACCGATGTCAGCCCTCCGCCAATTCTTAGAAGCGAATTGCAGGGGTGGCGGATCACTTGCTCGCACTGTGGGGAACCCTACCAGGACAAGACCACCAGTGACGGCGAACGGACGCTTGAGCCATATCGCGCGGCAGCACGTCGCGGTGAGACCTTGTTGAACAACCACGCAGAGCGCCGCGTGGAAACATGGCTGCCACCTCTGGAGATCGCGCGGCTTCTGCTCATGCGCCGCATCCCCTGGCCGCCCCCGCGTGACGGCGATCTCTGGCGCTACCGGCTCCTCGGCGCCATCGTCCCCGATTTCGATGCCATACTGGCCAGGGAGACTTCGTTTCCACATTCGCCAAAACACCCCATCCTGCCACTCTGCATCCGACCCGCGCTCCTGGCAGGCGTGGCGATCATTGACCGCGCAGGGCCACCGATGCTGAAGATGCTGCACGGGCACATGATGGGCGAGAACAGAAAGCGCTTTGTCATGGCGACAGACCATTTGGTAAGCCCGGCGATCGAGTGGGGACCACCCCAGCAGTTCCAACTGATATGA
- a CDS encoding AAA family ATPase — protein sequence MRLNRLDLIRYGRFKDAEIVFPRPVEGVPDVTVIFGPNEAGKSTAYHAFLELLFGFKGGAHPYAFKFERSDLLVGAELDLPGRGTMALHRNSKRTQSLLDAQDRPINEAVLSGALHGLSRETYEERFSLNEKGLREGGERIAGAQGDLGQLLHAGLSGLTGMAQTLDALAERADKFHKKRGRGNILKTGSDRLKEIGREMRADRLTTERERTLRHDRDRAAAEFEGVDAELRQTHQRQAASKAAEVWYDRTEEIGQLTEALVDFPDGPDLHPGAAERVAGLVEKIAAQTSRIAEAEEEIAKQDQVVADNPVDKLAQTLTAELERLDQLTIDGASLMGRANTARADLARRREDQEKLSRQIDAVLRLLQVPDAPASTVALEAGVLEDLAAAVQDCLTASFSNDAARAAAEVARAQQGEAPAEPQDMSALRAAFDLWKTVADLTAFETDQSQALARLIKVTAGLPGSWKELIAEGLPARETLDEVGRNWVALTADLASARNDLDARAAELAEARAHLCAQEAAPDAVDIVMTEETRRRRDMVWQQHRDDLTTETADQFETAMYADDGTRAHYLIGAEARQRLLAAQGQVRTADARYGTAKTRHDDLVTLRDRLSERCSRLALALGLGEDATPSAFSARQQALTAAAEAAAELSNAKEALKARLAHQEVARDALIDAARPLGLDPAKGDLPAQVQRALTLEDSDRKAWAKWQDGEKTIAKLDSNSEECQTDCETAQGNLDRLTAALPLPDRSLEAIRAALPHLRSLQQLYGEHQKLSARIEALEQAIAALAEGAQRLARIEDDPEDETGIDPVQVIDRARARVVVSTRADEKRVEAVLRRDETGKLKRRAEGELQTAIDDLNGCFEGQGGQDLSPRDRVAKLVERDRLRANKATADRDRQKARDGVDADLFAEELDRMPDATRAAELELALKDVQDSRDTARDAQREAARLYRDAFEAADRSDLATEQATLLEELRSGARQAAVARLGVLAARGALRRLAEERRSGMLRDVEEAFVTMTTPAWTGVDVWSQAEGEKLVGIQSDGSTVPIEQMSTGTMGQLYFALRLAGYRSFARDPGPLPMILDDIMETFDDTRARAALQLCAEIGTNGQAILFTHHAHLVELARDSIKGATVVNMPDLLF from the coding sequence ATGAGGCTGAACCGGTTAGACCTGATCCGCTATGGCCGTTTCAAAGACGCCGAGATTGTATTTCCAAGGCCTGTCGAAGGCGTCCCCGATGTGACGGTGATTTTTGGTCCAAACGAGGCGGGCAAGTCCACGGCCTATCATGCCTTTCTGGAATTGCTTTTCGGGTTTAAAGGCGGGGCACATCCTTATGCCTTCAAGTTTGAGCGAAGTGATCTTTTGGTGGGGGCAGAACTTGACCTGCCCGGGCGCGGGACCATGGCCTTGCACCGTAACAGCAAGAGGACGCAATCACTGTTGGACGCGCAGGACCGCCCAATAAACGAGGCGGTCCTGTCGGGTGCTTTGCACGGCCTATCGCGAGAGACTTATGAGGAACGGTTTTCGCTCAACGAGAAGGGCTTGCGCGAGGGCGGCGAACGGATCGCCGGGGCGCAGGGAGACCTTGGGCAACTTCTGCATGCGGGTCTTTCTGGCCTGACGGGCATGGCGCAAACGCTAGACGCCCTGGCGGAGCGAGCCGACAAATTTCATAAGAAACGAGGCCGGGGCAACATTCTGAAAACCGGTAGCGATCGCCTGAAAGAGATTGGCCGCGAAATGCGGGCTGATCGCCTGACGACAGAGCGAGAGCGCACCCTGCGTCATGATCGTGATCGGGCAGCAGCCGAGTTTGAGGGGGTTGATGCCGAGCTGCGGCAAACCCATCAAAGACAGGCCGCGTCAAAAGCTGCGGAGGTCTGGTATGATCGAACTGAGGAAATAGGGCAGCTTACAGAGGCCTTGGTCGATTTCCCCGACGGCCCCGACCTCCATCCCGGCGCGGCAGAGCGTGTGGCGGGCCTTGTCGAAAAAATCGCCGCGCAGACGAGCCGGATCGCGGAGGCGGAAGAAGAGATCGCCAAACAAGATCAGGTCGTCGCAGACAACCCAGTCGACAAGCTGGCCCAGACGTTGACGGCAGAGTTGGAACGTCTCGATCAACTGACCATCGATGGAGCTTCGCTTATGGGACGGGCCAATACGGCGCGGGCCGATCTTGCCCGGCGTCGCGAAGATCAGGAAAAACTCAGTCGCCAAATAGACGCCGTTTTGCGGCTCCTCCAGGTGCCAGATGCGCCGGCATCGACTGTTGCCCTGGAGGCAGGCGTTCTTGAGGATCTTGCAGCTGCAGTCCAGGATTGCTTGACCGCCAGTTTTTCAAACGACGCCGCACGGGCGGCCGCCGAAGTAGCCCGCGCCCAACAGGGCGAAGCGCCCGCTGAACCGCAAGACATGTCTGCGCTGCGAGCCGCCTTCGATCTTTGGAAGACTGTGGCGGATCTTACCGCGTTCGAGACCGACCAAAGCCAAGCTTTGGCGCGTCTGATCAAGGTCACTGCTGGTCTGCCGGGGTCCTGGAAAGAACTGATCGCCGAGGGCCTACCGGCGCGCGAAACGCTCGACGAAGTCGGTCGGAACTGGGTGGCCCTGACCGCCGACCTTGCGTCGGCGCGCAATGACCTCGACGCCCGCGCAGCAGAACTGGCCGAGGCGCGAGCCCATCTTTGTGCGCAAGAGGCCGCGCCTGACGCCGTTGACATTGTCATGACCGAAGAGACCCGGCGTCGGCGTGACATGGTTTGGCAGCAGCACCGGGACGATCTGACCACCGAGACCGCGGATCAATTCGAGACAGCGATGTATGCTGATGATGGCACCCGCGCGCATTACCTGATCGGCGCAGAGGCCCGGCAGCGTCTGCTCGCGGCGCAAGGTCAGGTGCGGACCGCCGACGCAAGGTATGGGACCGCAAAGACGCGTCACGACGACTTGGTCACTCTCCGTGACCGCCTGTCGGAGCGATGTTCCAGGTTGGCGCTTGCATTGGGATTGGGGGAAGATGCGACCCCCTCAGCCTTCAGCGCGCGTCAGCAGGCACTGACCGCAGCGGCCGAAGCGGCAGCCGAGCTTTCCAATGCGAAAGAAGCGTTGAAAGCCCGTCTTGCCCATCAGGAGGTGGCCCGCGACGCGCTGATTGATGCTGCGCGGCCCCTTGGACTTGACCCAGCGAAAGGTGATCTACCCGCGCAGGTGCAACGCGCATTGACGTTGGAGGATAGTGATCGCAAGGCTTGGGCCAAATGGCAGGACGGCGAGAAGACCATAGCCAAGCTGGACAGCAACTCGGAGGAATGCCAAACCGACTGCGAAACGGCGCAGGGGAATCTTGACCGGTTGACTGCGGCGCTGCCATTGCCGGATCGCTCGCTTGAGGCAATTCGAGCCGCCCTGCCGCACCTGCGCAGCCTGCAGCAGCTTTATGGCGAGCATCAAAAGCTCTCCGCTCGGATCGAGGCCCTGGAGCAGGCGATTGCCGCCCTTGCAGAGGGCGCGCAGCGTTTGGCTCGAATTGAGGATGATCCTGAGGATGAGACAGGTATCGACCCGGTTCAAGTCATCGACCGTGCTCGTGCGCGCGTGGTTGTATCCACGCGGGCTGACGAGAAACGAGTTGAGGCCGTGTTGCGACGGGATGAAACAGGCAAGTTAAAACGCCGGGCAGAGGGCGAGCTTCAGACTGCAATCGACGATCTGAACGGTTGTTTCGAAGGGCAGGGTGGGCAAGACCTCTCGCCGCGCGACCGGGTCGCAAAGCTGGTTGAACGGGATCGTCTGCGCGCCAATAAGGCAACGGCGGACCGCGATCGGCAGAAGGCTCGCGATGGCGTAGACGCCGATCTCTTTGCCGAGGAATTGGACCGGATGCCGGATGCCACACGTGCGGCAGAGCTGGAACTCGCCCTGAAAGACGTACAGGACTCCCGCGACACCGCCCGCGACGCACAGCGCGAGGCTGCCCGTCTGTACCGCGACGCTTTTGAGGCCGCCGACCGCAGCGATCTCGCAACCGAACAGGCGACACTGCTCGAGGAACTCCGGAGCGGTGCCCGTCAGGCGGCGGTGGCTCGGCTCGGGGTTCTGGCGGCACGCGGGGCACTGCGTCGCCTTGCTGAAGAGCGGCGCAGTGGCATGTTGCGCGATGTTGAAGAGGCCTTTGTCACCATGACCACCCCCGCCTGGACTGGTGTTGACGTCTGGAGCCAGGCGGAAGGTGAAAAGCTTGTTGGTATCCAATCTGATGGCAGCACGGTTCCTATTGAACAGATGTCGACGGGCACGATGGGCCAGTTGTACTTTGCGCTGCGCCTCGCTGGATATCGCAGCTTTGCGCGCGACCCAGGGCCACTGCCGATGATCCTGGATGATATCATGGAAACCTTCGACGATACGCGCGCTCGGGCCGCCCTGCAGCTTTGCGCCGAGATTGGCACAAACGGGCAGGCAATCCTCTTCACGCATCATGCCCATCTGGTCGAGTTGGCACGCGACTCCATCAAAGGGGCGACTGTCGTGAACATGCCAGATTTACTGTTCTGA